In the Dioscorea cayenensis subsp. rotundata cultivar TDr96_F1 chromosome 12, TDr96_F1_v2_PseudoChromosome.rev07_lg8_w22 25.fasta, whole genome shotgun sequence genome, one interval contains:
- the LOC120273752 gene encoding nuclear envelope-associated protein 2-like isoform X2 yields MEVDPLLKDLSEKKQNFRRSVVSLAAELKDVRGRLASQEKSFAHETMTRKMAETKAMNMELEVGMLQKCLEEKNDCLQKSAATSEQYIKELDDLRSQLSITQATAEASAASAESAQSQCLSLLKELESKNNSLKEHEIRVNKLGEQLDLLQKDLQTRELSQRQLKDEIIRIEEEIMVAIAKSGADKDSELMRILDEVSPKNIENMKKHLNSKDEEIIRLRDEIRFLSAHWKQKTKDLESQIEKHRRADQELKKRIVKLEFCLQEARSQTRKLQRMGERRDQALKELRDQLAMKQCSCIDKPNFWESSGLKVIVSMSMLVLVVFSRR; encoded by the exons ATGGAGGTTGATCCCTTGCTGAAGGATCTCTCGGAGAAGAAGCAGAACTTCAGGAGAAGTGTTGTCTCATTAGCAGCTGAGCTCAAAGATGTCAGGGGCCGGTTGGCTTCACAGGAGAAATCCTTTGCTCATGAGACCATGACTAGAAAG ATGGCAGAGACGAAAGCTATGAACATGGAACTGGAGGTGGGAATGTTGCAAAAGTGTTTAGAGGAGAAAAATGACTGTTTGCAGAAATCTGCTGCTACTTCAGAGCAG TATATCAAGGAGTTGGATGATCTACGATCACAGCTTTCAATCACACAAGCCACTGCTGAAGCTAGTGCAGCATCAGCAGAGTCTGCTCAATCTCAATGTTTGTCCTTATTAAAAGAACTAGAGAGCAAAAACAATTCACTGAAAGAGCATGAGATTCGAGTCAATAAACTCGGCGAGCAATTAGATCTTCTGCAGAAGGACCTCCAAACAAGAGAACTATCACAGAGACAACTAAAAGACGAAATCATaagaatagaagaagagatCATGGTTGCAATTGCCAAGTCTGGAGCTGACAAAGACTCTGAACTCATGAGAATCTTAGATGAAGTATCTCCCAAGAACATCGAGAATATGAAAAAACATCTCAACtctaaagatgaagaaattatCAGATTGAGAGATGAGATAAGGTTCTTGTCAGCACATTGGAAGCAGAAAACCAAGGACTTGGAATCCCAG ATTGAGAAACATCGCCGGGCCGATCAGGAACTGAAGAAACGCATTGTAAAGCTTGAATTTTGTCTTCAAGAAGCCCGATCGCAAACAAGAAAACTTCAGAGG ATGGGAGAGCGACGAGACCAGGCTTTGAAGGAATTGAGAGATCAGTTAGCAATGAAACAATGCAGTTGTATCGACAAACCGAATTTTTGGGAAAGCTCTGGTCTTAAAGTCATTGTATCAATGTCTATGTTGGTCTTAGTTGTATTTTCAAGGAGATGA
- the LOC120273752 gene encoding nuclear envelope-associated protein 2-like isoform X1: protein MEVDPLLKDLSEKKQNFRRSVVSLAAELKDVRGRLASQEKSFAHETMTRKMAETKAMNMELEVGMLQKCLEEKNDCLQKSAATSEQYIKELDDLRSQLSITQATAEASAASAESAQSQCLSLLKELESKNNSLKEHEIRVNKLGEQLDLLQKDLQTRELSQRQLKDEIIRIEEEIMVAIAKSGADKDSELMRILDEVSPKNIENMKKHLNSKDEEIIRLRDEIRFLSAHWKQKTKDLESQIEKHRRADQELKKRIVKLEFCLQEARSQTRKLQRVIYHIIILLPLCIALNQDCDIYHLCKQMGERRDQALKELRDQLAMKQCSCIDKPNFWESSGLKVIVSMSMLVLVVFSRR, encoded by the exons ATGGAGGTTGATCCCTTGCTGAAGGATCTCTCGGAGAAGAAGCAGAACTTCAGGAGAAGTGTTGTCTCATTAGCAGCTGAGCTCAAAGATGTCAGGGGCCGGTTGGCTTCACAGGAGAAATCCTTTGCTCATGAGACCATGACTAGAAAG ATGGCAGAGACGAAAGCTATGAACATGGAACTGGAGGTGGGAATGTTGCAAAAGTGTTTAGAGGAGAAAAATGACTGTTTGCAGAAATCTGCTGCTACTTCAGAGCAG TATATCAAGGAGTTGGATGATCTACGATCACAGCTTTCAATCACACAAGCCACTGCTGAAGCTAGTGCAGCATCAGCAGAGTCTGCTCAATCTCAATGTTTGTCCTTATTAAAAGAACTAGAGAGCAAAAACAATTCACTGAAAGAGCATGAGATTCGAGTCAATAAACTCGGCGAGCAATTAGATCTTCTGCAGAAGGACCTCCAAACAAGAGAACTATCACAGAGACAACTAAAAGACGAAATCATaagaatagaagaagagatCATGGTTGCAATTGCCAAGTCTGGAGCTGACAAAGACTCTGAACTCATGAGAATCTTAGATGAAGTATCTCCCAAGAACATCGAGAATATGAAAAAACATCTCAACtctaaagatgaagaaattatCAGATTGAGAGATGAGATAAGGTTCTTGTCAGCACATTGGAAGCAGAAAACCAAGGACTTGGAATCCCAG ATTGAGAAACATCGCCGGGCCGATCAGGAACTGAAGAAACGCATTGTAAAGCTTGAATTTTGTCTTCAAGAAGCCCGATCGCAAACAAGAAAACTTCAGAGGGTAATATATCATATAATCATTTTGCTGCCATTGTGCATAGCTTTGAATCAAGATTGTGATATATATCACTTATGTAAACAGATGGGAGAGCGACGAGACCAGGCTTTGAAGGAATTGAGAGATCAGTTAGCAATGAAACAATGCAGTTGTATCGACAAACCGAATTTTTGGGAAAGCTCTGGTCTTAAAGTCATTGTATCAATGTCTATGTTGGTCTTAGTTGTATTTTCAAGGAGATGA